From a single Rutidosis leptorrhynchoides isolate AG116_Rl617_1_P2 chromosome 5, CSIRO_AGI_Rlap_v1, whole genome shotgun sequence genomic region:
- the LOC139849653 gene encoding uncharacterized protein yields MSVDAATATDAATGTYDAITGMFLVNYVPAHVLFECGANCSFVSTTFCAKLNVPVSVINEPLSVEVGDGRIVPVTKFVSGITIDIEGSLFHVTCLVMPIPSFDVVLGMNWLSDHKASIKCDRKVISFSVDGGKRVVARGDRGGFRCPLLSMMKARKSLSKGCDSFLAYAIDVKKEKKVVSDIPVVSEYPEVFPDELPGLPPIREVEYKI; encoded by the coding sequence ATGTCAGTAGACGCCGCCACTGCTACTGACGCTGCCACTGGTACTTACGATGCAATAACAGGTATGTTCTTAGTAAATTATGTGCCGGCTCATGTACTATTTGAATGTGGAGCAAATTGCTCGTTTGTGTCAACtacattttgtgctaagttaaatgtGCCTGTTAGTGTAATAAATGAACCCTTAAGCGTCGAAGTGGGTGACGGTAGGATAGTTCCAGTTACAAAATTTGTGTCTGGAATTACTATTGACATAGAGGGTAGTCTTTTCCATGTGACTTGCTTAGTGATGCCTATACCAAGCTTTGATGTAGTTTTAGGCATGAATTGGCTTAGTGACCATAAGGCCAGTATTAAATGCGATAGGAAAGTTATTTCTTTTTCGGTGGATGGTGGAAAACGGGTAGTGGCTCGTGGTGATCGCGGTGGGTTCCGTTGTCCATTATTGTCGATGATGAAAGCTCGGAAATCTTTGTCTAAGGGATGTGATTCTTTCTTAGCTTATGCGATCGAtgtaaagaaggaaaagaaagtagtGTCCGATATTCCTGTGGTGTCTGAATATccagaagtgttcccagatgaattGCCAGGCTTACCGCCGattagggaagttgaatataagatctag
- the LOC139849654 gene encoding pectate lyase 1-like: MGKHCFVVFLTLASVFSAQAVRQSELEVASFEESNSTRRALTACEANNIIDKCWRCKPDWEANREALADCAQGFAKGTTGGKGGEIYKVTDPTDDDAANPKEGTLRFGVTQNKPLWIIFEKDMVITLKHELVTQSDKTIDGRGAKVEITGAGFTLMNVKNVIIHGIQIHDVKVTDGGMIKNSDGPPGVRQKSDGDAICVTGSSKIWIDHCTVSKGEDGLIDVTLGSTAITLSNCKFTNHDKMILLGANDAHGHHDEKMQATVAFNHFAEGCGQRMPRCRFGFFQVVNNNYEKWGTYAIGGSSNPTILSQGNRFVAPDDPAKKHVCIRADAPEPEYMKWNWRTEKDVLENGAIFIASGSDPQLSPEQTEGMIEAEPGESAPKLTSSAGALSCVPEQPC, encoded by the exons ATGGGGAAGCATTGTTTCGTTGTATTTTTGACGTTGGCCTCTGTCTTCTCGGCCCAAGCCGTTCGTCAGAGTGAGCTCGAAGT GGCGTCTTTTGAAGAATCTAATTCAACAAGGCGGGCGTTAACAGCATGTGAAGCAAATAACATAATAGACAAATGTTGGAGGTGTAAACCCGATTGGGAGGCGAACCGAGAAGCGTTAGCTGACTGCGCACAAGGTTTCGCTAAAGGAACGACAGGTGGAAAAGGTGGGGAAATCTACAAGGTGACCGACCCAACAGATGATGACGCCGCAAATCCAAAAGAAGGAACATTGCGTTTCGGTGTCACCCAAAACAAACCTTTGTGGATCATCTTTGAAAAAGATATGGTGATTACTTTAAAACATGAACTTGTGACGCAAAGCGATAAGACGATTGATGGTAGAGGTGCGAAAGTGGAGATTACGGGCGCAGGGTTTACTCTAATGAACGTTAAAAATGTGATTATTCATGGGATACAAATTCATGATGTTAAAGTAACCGACGGTGGAATGATTAAGAATTCGGATGGTCCACCGGGAGTTAGACAAAAGAGCGATGGTGACGCTATTTGCGTTACTGGTTCTTCGAAGATTTGGATCGACCATTGCACGGTTAGCAAGGGCGAAGATGGACTTATTGATGTAACATTGGGTAGCACAGCCATAACCCTTTCTAACTGCAAGTTCACCAATCACGATAAA ATGATATTACTTGGGGCTAACGATGCACATGGTCATCACGACGAGAAGATGCAAGCCACAGTCGCATTTAACCACTTTGCTGAAGGATGTGGTCAACGGATGCCTAGATGTCGATTCGGATTTTTCCAAGTTGTCAACAACAACTACGAAAAATGGGGAACGTACGCCATTGGTGGTAGCTCCAACCCAACCATCCTAAGCCAAGGCAATCGATTTGTGGCTCCTGATGACCCTGCCAAGAAACAT GTGTGTATAAGAGCTGATGCACCAGAGCCAGAGTACATGAAATGGAATTGGAGAACAGAAAAAGATGTTCTTGAAAACGGGGCGATTTTCATAGCATCAGGGTCGGATCCTCAATTATCCCCTGAACAAACAGAGGGAATGATTGAAGCTGAACCAGGAGAATCGGCTCCGAAACTCACTAGTTCGGCTGGTGCACTTTCTTGCGTACCCGAACAACCTTGTTAA